From the genome of Spongiibacter tropicus DSM 19543:
AGGCGGCGCTTGTAGGCCAGTAGTTCAATTGGTAGAGCACCGGTCTCCAAAACCGGCTGTTGGGGGTTCGAGTCCCTCCTGGCCTGCCACTTACGCGGACACCGCTTCGTGAAGACGAAGTGGTGTTTTGCGCTTAGTAAAAAGGATGCGGTCACAAGATGGTAGCGAAGGCTGAAGAGCAAAGTCGCCTCGATGGGCTGAAGTGGGTCGTTGTTGCCCTGCTGGTCGCGGTAGGTGTTGGCGGCAACATGTACTTCTCTGATGAGTCGCTGTTGTATCGCGTTATCGCCTTGCTGGTGCTGGCTGTTGCCGCCGGTTTTGTTGCTGCGCAAACCAGCCGTGGAGCGGCCTTTTTCTCGTTGGTGAAAGGTGCGCGTAACGAGATTCGCAAGGTTGTATGGCCCACTCGCCAAGAAGGTACACAGACCACATTGATTGTTGTGGCGTTTGTGGTTGTGGCGGCGCTGATTCTCTGGGGGTTGGATAGCCTTTTGGGCTGGTTGGCCTCAATGGTAATAGGTTGAGGGCGAAATCATGGCTAAACGTTGGTATGTAGTTCACGCCTATTCCGGCTTCGAAAAGAAAGTGGCCTCTGCGCTGAAAGAGCGCATTGAGTTGTCTGGTTTGCAAGAGCGTTTTGGTGAGGTGTTGGTGCCCACTGAAGAAGTCGTGGAAATGCGCGGCGGACAAAAGCGTAAAAGCGAGCGTAAGTTTTTCCCCGGTTACGTCTTGATCGAGATGGAGCTGGATGATGATACCTGGCACTTGGTAAAAGAGACGCCGCGTGTCATGGGCTTTATTGGCGGCAAGGCAGACAAGCCCGCGCCGATTACGCAAAAAGAAGCTG
Proteins encoded in this window:
- the secE gene encoding preprotein translocase subunit SecE, which gives rise to MVAKAEEQSRLDGLKWVVVALLVAVGVGGNMYFSDESLLYRVIALLVLAVAAGFVAAQTSRGAAFFSLVKGARNEIRKVVWPTRQEGTQTTLIVVAFVVVAALILWGLDSLLGWLASMVIG
- the nusG gene encoding transcription termination/antitermination protein NusG — translated: MAKRWYVVHAYSGFEKKVASALKERIELSGLQERFGEVLVPTEEVVEMRGGQKRKSERKFFPGYVLIEMELDDDTWHLVKETPRVMGFIGGKADKPAPITQKEADAILQRVESGEKPKPKTLFEPGEMVRVIDGPFNDFNGVVEEVNYEKNRLHVAVLIFGRSTPVELDFGQVEKT